The following coding sequences are from one Cercospora beticola chromosome 4, complete sequence window:
- a CDS encoding uncharacterized protein (SMCOG1022:Beta-ketoacyl synthase~antiSMASH:Cluster_8), which translates to MGKIPVFAGLGSDALFSDATRDQAFRDSRLPHGKILIEACHRAFVEEVTIAAREAQHDNGIDLDDLLSPKDLIEPCQRYHGHPAVQNATLCVVQSLRHLALQNSAREDGSRDSVATAGFCMGLLTAVAVASSDNVLQFIANAEHCFRAAILIGLASWRMRREVTKLPSELPWSLVVANIGQDEMSKILSSYDSQHDRPPIFISAINSAHCVTISGKGIDLQRFVKSQLPSKCSVRPTNIHSLYHNERYGQAQITALLEDSKRRKLRFPSTRDLIIPLLNTIDGSLIKSDDQGGQTDLYEMILKMTLAAPTNWVAVQDAILTVASEMPTDNSVAVWNYGPGYGALTGHEYVDLNIEVRDVSRNAGSSNHNSEDIAIVGVGVDLPGAPDLETFWQNLMNGINSCSEIPEDRFHIEDYYTGGDAKPVNRHRSMGTKYGNFLDNPFDFDNELFGISPREASSIDPQQRLMLQTVHRALESAGYVPDSSPSFSRETFGCFVGSATLDYVNNLRDDIDVYYSPGTLRAFISGRISYAYKWSGPSLTVDTACSSSLTALYQASRALVAGDCRAAIAGGVNIITSPDMYLGLDKAHFLSPTGQCKAFDESADGYCRSEGCASFVLKRLSDAVAENDRIFGVIKGIAMNQSGLTSSITHPHAPTQERLFESLLRTTNINPHDVTVVEAHGTGTQAGDPNELKSIRGVFAKSRQSHNKLHVTSVKSNIGHLEAASGGAALAKLLLMVKHERIPPQALLQNLNPSIDELGRDETYITSKPRDWQSNGKLRTALLNNFGAAGSNGALLLQEHVETITTETTTTPSLTYVYGCSARNEDLLEQAREEMLEFLEGNGQELRISDICYTSTARRKVDNYRLTVTASTTSELAANLRKARVTEAPGTDNPVSFLFSGQGSQYAGMGRGLLQLLPTFRKCVLHCNQRLVEWGFPGCLDVIQTEDTATFDIKNLENIQSLQCGVFVLEVALARSLIGLGLKPALVAGHSLGELAALVIADVLDLDSGLWLVAERARLIVTKCELFASSMVAINMPAFQVRQELLTMDQFASLTVSCENSPSDCVVGGSIVDVKELVRYISEETDNKAVVLDVPVGYHTAALDPVLEPLAAAASTLTFSPPSIPVASNVLGRLIAVGEEDVIDHDYTAAHCKGPVAFNSSIVDAHEQIDNLDSGWWLEIGPHPMLLPMIAKHGASQRFATLRKDKPADQTLAELFAALYRDGVVNVGWRTLFESLPDRPRLVDIPVSPMSTTRFLVPFKREIAQGLEMAAATETLPYTFLQRKVETSKTGEVVYETPIRAMASAIKGHLVCGTALCPASVYTEMALAAVTCERNEQDREVAYKLSKVKFLRPLLFLEGSEDIIRVTLQRPENGKGKTDFEISSFAAPESDAKVHCVGTIKEQAKSKAGSKMQATEQALSRRRTNFQNGEHQTFSTSIMYDKIFSRVVEYSSAYRAVKKIYLDDKLEEIFASCALPPTEDHYAGQPILLDTMLHVAGFAANLNVDNETVCICHHVHSTTVLRGDVAPGQAFDVHCSNFINTEDPDCVLADAHAVDDHGVIAVIKGMEFRRSKLAKLQAAFEFASQAPSRRNSKPESASTSPARRESKDSDEVPTEQASVTESTRGTSSPGTSRSIATSQDTVITILSEATGVDPKKIDTRTTLSAMGVDSIMMFELDRKLEEAIGQKPSVSELSACKTVGDMENLVTRSASRGATPVPMRSRSSPTSRSPKGMPKIESTTSSSGSRSPVEPESALTKDMLELLERRLGHVESPNQIQWDESSPEAPPIYLIHPGAGICLHYNRLDPLNRDVYTIQDGRLLADLKDDWKSIEEVAQNYANMIAKHSSDFGYQSVIIAGWSFGGIIAFEAARKLQSNKSTSTLGVVLIDPPQPKDHKPIARETIEVAMDATLKLSKPRSKAAADFEAAIGALTIRNNLRRAALLGKYRPSPKGPLPRIVLLRSSEGLDLGVEGLPENEWLHDRSDPSICTRAWEELMGEEIDVLDIPGDHFTPFEKENIDGTADGIRKACRMLEEGQ; encoded by the exons ATGGGCAAGATACCAGTGTTCGCGGGGCTTGGCTCTGATGCACTATTCAGCGATGCAACCAGAGATCAGGCTTTCAGAGACTCTCGACTGCCACATGGCAAAATTCTTATCGAAGCTTGTCACAGAGCGTTCGTCGAAGAAGTAACCATAGCTGCAAGGGAGGCTCAACATGACAATGGCATCGACCTGGACGACCTACTTTCTCCGAAAGACCTCATTGAGCCATGCCAGCGATACCATGGCCATCCAGCTGTCCAGAATGCGACCCTTTGCGTGGTCCAGTCTCTGCGCCATCTGGCTCTCCAGAACTCCGCAAGAGAGGACGGATCAAGGGATTCCGTAGCAACAGCTGGATTCTGCATGGGATTACTCACTGCAGTGGCAGTCGCTTCCTCGGACAATGTACTGCAGTTCATTGCCAATGCAGAACATTGTTTTCGAGCAGCAATTCTGATCGGCCTCGCCAGCTGGCGTATGCGAAGGGAGGTCACTAAGCTGCCATCGGAGCTTCCATGGAGCTTGGTGGTGGCTAATATTGGACAAGATGAAATGTCCAAAATTCTCTCATCCTATGATTCACAG CACGACCGGCCGCCGATATTCATCAGCGCAATCAACTCAGCCCACTGTGTTACAATCTCTGGCAAAGGTATAGACCTACAGCGTTTCGTAAAATCACAACTACCAAGCAAGTGCAGCGTGAGGCCGACCAACATCCACTCACTCTACCACAACGAGAGATATGGCCAGGCACAAATCACAGCTCTGCTCGAAGATTCAAAACGGCGGAAGCTTCGATTCCCATCTACACGCGATCTTATAATACCGCTGCTCAACACTATCGATGGGTCACTCATCAAGTCTGACGATCAAGGCGGTCAGACTGATCTTTACGAGATGATCTTGAAGATGACCTTGGCCGCCCCGACAAACTGGGTTGCTGTACAAGACGCCATATTGACAGTTGCTAGCGAAATGCCTACTGATAATTCCGTGGCAGTTTGGAATTATGGACCTGGCTATGGTGCTCTGACTGGACACGAATATGTTGATTTGAACATCGAAGTTCGTGACGTGTCGCGGAATGCTGGATCATCGAATCACAATTCGGAAGACATCGCGATCGTAGGTGTCGGGGTAGACTTGCCAGGAGCACCAGACCTGGAAACTTTCTGGCAAAACTTGATGAACGGCATCAATAGCTGTTCTGAG ATTCCAGAAGACCGTTTCCATATCGAAGACTATTACACGGGAGGCGATGCGAAGCCGGTCAACAGACATCGTTCGATGGGAACGAAATATGGAAACTTTCTCGACAATCCATTTGACTTCGACAACGAGTTATTTGGCATTTCGCCACGAGAGGCCTCATCGATAGACCCTCAGCAGCGACTGATGCTCCAAACGGTGCATAGAGCACTGGAGAGCGCTGGATACGTGCCCGACTCATCGCCGTCATTCTCTCGAGAGACGTTCGGCTGCTTTGTCGGGAGTGCAACTCTGGATTACGTGAATAACCTACGGGACGACATCGATGTTTACTACTCTCCTGGCACACTCAGAGCATTTATCAGCGGCAGGATCTCTTATGCGTACAAATGGTCTGGGCCTTCACTGACTGTCGACACTGCTTGCAGCAGCTCGCTTACGGCTCTGTACCAAGCATCGCGAGCTCTAGTGGCTGGCGACTGTCGTGCAGCTATCGCAGGAGgcgtcaacatcatcacGAGTCCGGACATGTATCTCGGACTGGACAAGGCGCACTTCCTCAGCCCGACTGGACAATGCAAGGCTTTCGACGAGAGTGCAGATGGCTACTGTCGAAGCGAGGGATGTGCATCTTTTGTGCTCAAACGATTGTCCGATGCCGTTGCCGAGAACGACCGGATTTTTGGTGTGATCAAGGGCATCGCAATGAACCAATCCGGCTTGACATCTTCCATTACTCATCCCCATGCGCCGACTCAAGAGAGGCTTTTCGAAAGCTTGCTGCGCACGACGAACATCAACCCTCATGATGTGACTGTGGTCGAGGCGCATGGTACTGGCACGCAAGCTGGCGACCCTAACGAGCTTAAGAGTATACGAGGTGTCTTCGCGAAGAGTCGTCAGTCTCATAACAAACTTCACGTAACGTCGGTGAAGAGCAACATCGGCCACCTGGAAGCTGCCTCCGGAGGCGCTGCATTGGCGAAGTTGCTTCTTATGGTGAAGCACGAGCGGATACCACCTCAAGCATTACTGCAAAATCTTAACCCGTCAATCGATGAACTGGGTAGGGACGAGACCTACATCACTTCGAAACCACGAGATTGGCAGTCGAATGGAAAGCTAAGAACAGCACTTTTGAACAACTTTGGT gcTGCGGGATCTAATGGAGCCTTGTTGCTCCAAGAACATGTCGAAACGATCACAACAGAGACGACTACTACGCCATCCCTTACATACGTATACGGCTGCTCGGCAAGGAATGAGGATTTACTCGAGCAGGCACGAGAAGAGATGCTTGAATTTCTGGAAGGGAACGGCCAGGAGCTCAGAATATCAGACATCTGCTACACCAGTACAGCTCGTCGCAAAGTTGACAACTATCGGTTGACAGTGACCgcctcaacaacatcagAGCTGGCCGCCAACTTGAGGAAAGCTCGTGTAACGGAGGCACCTGGCACAGATAATCCAGTCAGCTTCCTATTCAGCGGACAAGGATCTCAGTACGCAGGGATGGGAAGAGGACTTCTTCAACTGTTGCCAACTTTCAGAAAGTGCGTGCTGCACTGCAACCAGCGCTTGGTCGAATGGGGATTTCCTGGCTGTCTGGACGTGATTCAAACCGAGGACACGGCCACGTTCGACATCAAGAATCTGGAGAACATCCAGTCACTTCAGTGTGGCGTCTTCGTGCTCGAGGTAGCACTTGCACGCTCCTTGATTGGTCTTGGTCTGAAGCCAGCACTCGTTGCTGGACACAGCCTCGGCGAGCTTGCCGCCTTGGTCATAGCTGATGTGCTTGATCTGGACAGCGGTTTATGGCTGGTCGCCGAAAGAGCGCGCCTGATCGTTACAAAGTGCGAGCTGTTCGCGAGCTCCATGGTGGCGATTAACATGCCTGCCTTCCAAGTTCGCCAGGAACTACTTACCATGGATCAATTTGCGAGCCTGACAGTATCCTGCGAAAACTCTCCGAGCGACTGTGTAGTAGGCGGCAGCATCGTGGATGTCAAGGAACTAGTACGTTACATCTCCGAAGAAACCGACAACAAAGCTGTAGTACTCGACGTGCCAGTCGGCTACCACACTGCGGCCCTTGACCCTGTTTTGGAACcactggctgctgctgcatctacGCTTACCTTCTCGCCTCCATCAATACCCGTCGCCAGCAATGTCCTCGGGAGGCTGATCGctgttggagaagaggacgtCATCGATCATGACTATACTGCAGCGCATTGCAAAGGACCAGTCGCGTTCAACAGCAGTATTGTCGACGCACATGAGCAGATTGACAACCTGGACAGTGGCTGGTGGCTCGAAATTGGCCCACATCCTATGCTTCTGCCAATG ATTGCCAAACATGGCGCCTCACAACGATTCGCCACCTTGAGGAAGGATAAACCTGCCGACCAGACACTCGCGGAACTTTTCGCTGCACTTTACCGAGATGGCGTGGTCAACGTCGGTTGGCGTACTTTGTTCGAGTCTCTCCCTGATCGACCTAGACTGGTCGACATACCAGTCTCGCCCATGAGTACAACAAGATTTCTCGTGCCTTTCAAGCGGGAGATTGCTCAAGGCCTCGAGATGGCTGCAGCAACCGAGACTTTGCCATACACCTTCCTGCAGAGAAAGGTTGAAACAAGCAAAACCGGCGAAGTTGTCTACGAGACGCCCATTCGGGCTATGGCTAGCGCGATTAAGGGCCATCTCGTTTGCGGCACCGCCCTGTGTCCTGCTTCCGTTTATACCGAGATGGCCCTCGCTGCTGTTACATGCGAGCGAAACGAGCAAGACAGAGAAGTCGCGTACAAACTGTCGAAGGTCAAGTTCCTGAGGCCTCTACTATTCCTAGAAGGATCTGAGGACATTATTCGTGTTACCCTTCAGCGCCCAGAAAATGGCAAAGGAAAGACGGACTTTGAAATCTCGAGTTTTGCAGCGCCAGAGTCTGATGCCAAAGTCCACTGCGTCGGAACCATCAAGGAGCAGGCGAAGTCCAAAGCTGGATCCAAGATGCAGGCGACCGAACAAGCCTTGTCGAGACGAAGGACCAATTTTCAAAATGGTGAACACCAAACATTCTCAACATCTATCATGTACGACAAGATCTTCAGTCGGGTCGTTGAATACAGCTCGGCCTATCGCGCTGTCAAGAAGATCTACCTGGATGACAAATTGGAAGAAATCTTTGCGAGCTGCGCGCTGCCACCCACGGAGGATCACTATGCAGGCCAACCCATACTTCTCGACACGATGCTGCATGTCGCTGGATTCGCGGCCAACCTCAATGTCGACAACGAGACTGTATGCATCTGCCACCACGTCCATTCAACTACCGTCCTTCGTGGTGACGTCGCTCCCGGCCAGGCGTTTGACGTTCACTGCAGCAACTTCATCAACACAGAAGATCCTGATTGCGTGTTGGCAGATGCACATGCAGTTGACGATCACGGCGTGATCGCGGTCATCAAAGGTATGGAATTCCGACGATCAAAGCTAGCCAAGTTGCAAGCTGCTTTCGAATTCGCATCGCAAGCTCCTTCAAGGAGAAACAGCAAACCAGAGTCGGCGTCGACAAGTCCTGCTAGGCGAGAATCGAAGGATTCAGACGAGGTGCCAACAGAACAGGCGTCTGTAACGGAATCCACAAGAGGCACGAGTAGCCCCGGGACTTCCAGGAGCATCGCCACAAGCCAGGACACTGTCATCACTATTCTATCCGAGGCTACGGGCGTGGATCCAAAGAAGATCGACACGCGAACGACACTTTCCGCGATGGGCGTGGACTCAATCATGATGTTTGAGCTCGATAGAAAACTGGAGGAGGCAATCGGCCAAAAACCGAGCGTCTCTGAGCTGTCTGCATGTAAGACAGTGGGCGATATGGAGAACCTCGTGACGAGAAGTGCTTCACGTGGAGCAACTCCAGTACCCATGCGCTCACGCAGCAGTCCGACGTCCAGGAGTCCTAAAG GCATGCCCAAGATCGAGAGCACGACGAGCTCCTCTGGTAGCCGCTCTCCAGTGGAACCTGAGTCTGCCTTGACTAAGGATATGCTTGAGCTATTGGAACGCCGACTGGGCCATGTTGAAAGCCCAAATCAGATCCAGTGGGACGAGAGCTCGCCCGAAGCTCCCCCGATATACCTCATACACCCTGGCGCGGGCATATGTTTGCACTACAACCGACTGGACCCACTGAACCGAGACGTTTACACAATCCAGGATGGCCGACTCCTTGCCGATCTGAAAGACGACTGGAAGTCGATTGAGGAAGTTGCCCAGAACTATGCAAATATGATCGCAAAACATAGTTCAGACTTTGGTTACCAAAGTGTCATTATCGCAGGCTGGTCTTTTGGCGGAATCATCGCATTCGAGGCGGCACGAAAACTGCAAAGCAACAAAAGTACCAGCACATTAGGTGTTGTCCTGATCGACCCGCCTCAGCCCAAGGATCACAAGCCAATTGCACGAGAGACGATCGAGGTGGCAATGGACGCTACACTGAAATTGTCCAAGCCCAGGTCCAAGGCTGCAGCAGACTTCGAAGCTGCTATCGGAGCTCTTACGATTAGGAACAATCTACGCCGTGCGGCTCTACTCGGCAAATATCGTCCCTCGCCAAAAGGGCCACTGCCTCGAATTGTCTTGTTGAGATCCTCAGAGGGCTTGGACTTGGGCGTCGAAGGTCTTCCAGAAAACGAATGGCTGCATGATCGAAGCGATCCTTCCATTTGCACTCGTGCTTGGGAGGAGTTAATGGGCGAAGAGATTGATGTTCTGGACATTCCAGGAGATCATTTCACTCCGTTTGAGAAGGAGAATATTGACGGTACGGCGGATGGTATACGCAAAGCATGCCGTATGCTGGAGGAAGGACAATAG
- a CDS encoding uncharacterized protein (antiSMASH:Cluster_8), with protein sequence MQSIEAETWNTFSRMTNVRDLDLASLHHVAVASIVRDNPAKLFPAVTELCLVGWMHRGLASAIITALDPKQLLRFQFDCLRDEGSMPGGLPMHFEVAEDQAGPAVTKLETTKVDEMMFQCQQAGEIFTFTGPMWYTIRLLRTRPLERLAHLKIKLPVCEMNLDVRNFHTMFDDAKKLIMMTQRTLKCLEIVVGESEETYFPQLSSGCGTGSSKRRQPWYTWINACFLREVALALAQGDFPQLIKVKFAGFHILEMLDDRHADDVSLDETRRQMAAARENLGFDPMFTGRKHLDFRMAFLGYDYNVPWNDA encoded by the coding sequence ATGCAATCTATTGAAGCGGAAACGTGGAATACCTTCAGTCGAATGACGAATGTGCGCGATCTTGATCTCGCCTCTCTGCATCATGTAGCTGTCGCCAGCATTGTTCGCGACAATCCTGCCAAGCTCTTCCCTGCGGTGACAGAGCTGTGTCTGGTCGGTTGGATGCATCGTGGCCTCGCTAGCGCAATCATCACCGCTCTGGATCCCAAGCAGCTGCTCCGATTCCAATTCGACTGTCTGCGGGACGAAGGCTCCATGCCAGGTGGCTTGCCGATGCACTTCGAAGTCGCGGAAGATCAGGCTGGTCCAGCCGTCACCAAACTGGAGACAACTAAAGTGGACGAGATGATGTTTCAGTGTCAACAAGCTGGCGAAATATTCACATTTACCGGTCCAATGTGGTATACGATACGTCTGCTCCGAACTCGCCCTCTAGAGAGACTGGCGCATCTGAAGATCAAGTTACCCGTGTGCGAAATGAATTTGGATGTTCGCAATTTCCATACAATGTTCGACGACGCGAAGAAACTCATTATGATGACACAGAGGACATTGAAATGTCTCGAAATTGTTGTGGGTGAATCCGAAGAGACCTACTTTCCGCAATTATCATCTGGTTGTGGAACAGGTTCGTCCAAGCGAAGACAGCCCTGGTACACTTGGATTAACGCATGTTTCCTGAGAGAAGtcgctctcgctcttgccCAGGGAGACTTCCCACAGCTCATCAAGGTAAAATTTGCTGGTTTCCACATTCTGGAAATGCTTGACGATCGTCACGCAGATGACGTGAGTCTTGATGAAACGAGGAGACAGATGGCGGCAGCTCGAGAGAACCTTGGGTTTGACCCTATGTTCACAGGACGTAAACACCTCGATTTCCGCATGGCATTCCTAGGATACGATTACAACGTGCCTTGGAATGATGCATAA
- a CDS encoding uncharacterized protein (SMCOG1034:cytochrome P450~antiSMASH:Cluster_8), with translation MDLSFLYEATLVQIIVAAFTAYIVLGSIYRLYIHPLSQIPGPKLAALTWWYEVYYDVIQPGQYNFKIQKLHKKYGPILRVNPEEVHIGDPDFLGEIYNARKRDKPPEPSLDIAGSVAGTDDWDLHKKRRQAMTSFFSPKAVRELEPLLARKRDKLVKVVEKKAKDDNAVPLNLSDLYFAYCWDLIQEYAFAFDSTVLRDDLSEAAQLRANSQDLLLQVNFTRHFGWINSLAAYLPASIGEKLIPPGVMDLKRVAARVAKTVQSVVQDKTTTKEEIQNSNQHRSIFYTIRDDEQLPDVEKEPLRLSREGNFLVVAASDSPARAIHITHFYLMYEPKCMQKLRDELRPLGPTPSMEQLTELPYLNAVFLEGTRLMFGLARRIFRVAPDDPIVYGKYVIPAGINVATSTYCVHSDERIFPEPFKFRPERWLGSNAKELRSKYHMTFGSKSPRSCLGIHLAEAEMKFAIAAVVRFEMELFETGLKDVEYRHDFQMAHGDLNSKGVRAIVKNSLW, from the coding sequence ATGGATCTCAGCTTCCTGTACGAGGCCACTCTGGTGCAAATCATTGTAGCCGCATTCACAGCCTACATAGTCCTCGGAAGCATATACAGGCTCTATATCCATCCCCTCAGTCAAATCCCGGGGCCGAAACTCGCAGCACTTACCTGGTGGTACGAAGTCTACTACGATGTGATCCAACCTGGACAATACAACTTCAAGATCCAGAAACTCCACAAAAAATATGGCCCTATTCTGCGAGTCAATCCCGAAGAAGTACACATTGGAGATCCGGACTTCTTAGGAGAAATCTACAATGCTCGGAAACGCGATAAACCACCAGAGCCCAGCTTAGATATTGCAGGCTCGGTTGCTGGAACAGATGATTGGGACTTGCATAAGAAGCGGAGGCAGGCGATGACGAGTTTCTTTAGTCCGAAGGCTGTCAGAGAGCTGGAGCCACTGCTTGCGAGGAAGAGGGACAAGCTGGTGAAAGTGgttgagaagaaggcaaaggaTGACAATGCAGTTCCGTTGAACCTTTCGGACCTGTATTTCGCATACTGCTGGGATCTGATTCAGGAATATGCTTTCGCTTTCGACTCTACAGTTCTGCGAGACGATCTGAGCGAGGCTGCACAATTGCGAGCAAATTCCCAAGATTTGCTATTGCAAGTCAACTTCACTCGGCATTTTGGCTGGATCAACTCCTTAGCAGCGTACCTTCCGGCCAGCATCGGAGAGAAGTTGATACCGCCCGGAGTCATGGACCTCAAGCGGGTGGCGGCTCGAGTTGCAAAGACTGTACAGTCCGTGGTGCAGGACAAAACGACCACCAAAGAAGAGATACAAAACTCGAATCAGCATCGAAGCATCTTCTACACGATCCGAGATGATGAGCAATTGCCagatgtcgagaaggaaCCACTTCGGCTGAGCCGAGAAGGCAACTTTCTTGTCGTAGCAGCCAGCGACTCACCGGCGCGGGCCATTCATATCACACATTTCTATCTCATGTATGAGCCCAAGTGCATGCAGAAGCTGCGAGATGAGTTGCGTCCTTTGGGCCCGACTCCCAGCATGGAGCAGTTGACGGAACTGCCTTACCTGAACGCAGTCTTCCTCGAAGGAACACGACTCATGTTCGGCCTAGCCAGGAGAATATTTCGCGTGGCTCCTGACGACCCAATCGTGTATGGCAAGTACGTTATACCGGCAGGAATCAATGTTGCGACGTCTACGTACTGTGTGCACAGCGATGAGAGAATTTTTCCCGAACCGTTCAAGTTCAGACCCGAGAGATGGCTAGGGTCGAATGCCAAAGAACTCCGCAGCAAGTATCATATGACGTTTGGTTCAAAGAGTCCGCGATCTTGTTTGGGAATACATCTTGCAGAGGCGGAAATGAAGTTTGCGATAGCAGCAGTCGTCCGGTTCGAGATGGAGTTGTTCGAGACCGGATTGAAGGATGTGGAGTACAGGCATGACTTTCAAATGGCTCATGGCGACCTCAATAGCAAAGGTGTTCGGGCTATAGTCAAGAATAGCCTCTGGTGA
- a CDS encoding uncharacterized protein (antiSMASH:Cluster_8), whose amino-acid sequence MRLAYDLLVFFVVTAQASRSWNLTAALELPPCVPACAQRILPEYNCTLLDETTLLPTDCYCASSGPLADKLSKCVLEECPTLAEALEGLKFQALGCDYPRDRNRGPVLLATAVSLFTITTLFLIARFLSRWPRLSGAGLSWDDGIVLACYIPVVGITIVAIRLVDYGSGRDSWMLPVENVMAVAKWFWAVLPIYLAAVFFTKLSLVVLYLRIWPSEPGCRSRFRIICWTIAAALVATALACIFSIIFACHPIRNSWRYADEAMGTCTHRVDAGIAYGALNATFDFIVIVLPIPRLLQLNVSTRQKIGICSCFLVGLIATVCSLIRLTRLDGLYTGRNITWDYVDAGLWSLIEVYCSMICCCMPSMAGLIQRCWRSGPWTTNDSRQMPSFEMMSANEKERDSGLFAPGYRDMIPSPTKLLRKKTLSDSTLGDKTGPNVCEKEVGFVTYMPTAQLPPEK is encoded by the exons ATGCGGCTTGCCTATGACCTGCTGGTGTTCTTTGTCGTAACAGCACAGGCCAGCAGATCATGGAACCTCACGGCCGCCCTCGAACTCCCACCCTGCGTTCCAGCATGCGCGCAACGGATCCTACCCGAGTACAATTGTACACTGCTTGACGAGACGACCCTGTTGCCCACCGATTGTTATTGCGCGTCTTCTGGACCTCTTGCGGACAAATTGTCGAAATGCGTGCTCGAAGAATGTCCGACGCTGGCAGAGGCACTCGAAGGCCTCAAGTTCCAGGCTCTCGGTTGTGACTATCCACGCGACCGGAATAGAGGGCCAGTGCTGCTGGCGACAGCAGTGTCACTGTTCACAATTACGACATTATTCTTGATAGCGCGCTTTTTGTCGCGCTGGCCACGCTTATCTGGCGCTGGTCTGAGCTGGGACGATG GCATCGTCTTGGCTTGCTATATTCCCGTCGTGGGCATTACCATCGTTGCGATTCGCCTCGTAGACtatggaagtggaagagaCTCGTGGATGTTGCCCGTTGAGAACGTTATGGCAGTCGCGAAG TGGTTCTGGGCCGTACTTCCCATATACCTGGCTGCGGTATTCTTTACGAAATTGTCCCTCGTGGTTCTCTATCTCCGCATCTGGCCCTCCGAACCTGGCTGCAGATCTCGCTTCCGCATCATCTGCTGGACgatagcagcagcactggTCGCGACAGCTCTGGCTTGCATCTTCTCAATTATATTCGCTTGCCATCCCATTCGCAATTCCTGGAGATATGCGGACGAGGCCATGGGAACATGCACCCACAGAGTGGATGCTGGAATTGCCTATGGCGCATTGAACGCCACATTTGACTTCATCGTCATTGTTCTTCCCATTCCCAGACTACTTCAGCTCAATGTCTCTACGAGGCAAAAGATTGG AATTTGCTCCTGCTTTCTTGTTGGCCTGATTGCCACAGTATGTAGTCTCATTCGCTTGACCCGCCTGGACGGACTGTATACCGGAAGGAATATTACTTGGGACTATGTGGATGCAGGATTGTGGAGCCTG ATCGAGGTATACTGCAGCATGatttgctgctgcatgcCCTCCATGGCCGGGCTCATTCAACGCTGCTGGCGCAGCGGACCATGGACCACTAACGATAGTCGACAAATGCCGTCATTTGAAATGATGTCGGCCAACGAAAAGGAACGTGATAGCGGGTTGTTCGCTCCTGGCTATAGGGATATGATCCCTTCACCTACAAAGCttttgaggaagaagactctGAGTGATAGTACGCTGGGTGATAAGACGGGCCCGAATGTGTGTGAGAAGGAGGTCGGGTTTGTAACCTATATGCCGACGGCACAGCTGCCGCCGGAGAAATGA